In Halomicrobium zhouii, the sequence AAGACGACGGCACCCTCGCCGTCCACGAGCTCGTGCAGACCAAGCAGTACTCGGTCAGCGACCGCTCCGCTGCGAAGTCGCGGATCGAGCGCGCGGTGCAACAGCACCTCGCGATGGGTATGTTCCTGCAAACCGCGCTCGACGCGATGTGACCTCACACACTGACCAACCCCCCTAGACGCTATCTCCCCCTTTCGACCCCCCTTATCGAAAGACCCCCCTTTCGACCCCCCTTATCGAAAGACCCCCCTTTCGACCCCCCTTATCGAAAGACCCCCCTTTCGACCCTATCTTTTCGACTGGCACGGAGTGGCTACTCGACGGTAACTGCCAGCGGCGACGCTGCGCCTCGTTCCGGAGCCGATCACGCGGTCGCGTCGCTATCGACGCGGTATCGAGAAAAGTGACGACGGGCGTCGTTCAGTTGCCTGGTGCCCAGCCGCAGACCGAGCATTCGGTGGCCGCCCCTTCGTGGAGACCACCGCAGTCCGGACACTGCTTCTTGTTGTAGCTCTCCTGCCAGCCGACCGACTCGGTTTCGTGCCCGCGCTGTGAGAGGAACTCGTCTATCATGTCGTCAGTGCTCGGGGCGGTCGCCATACATGCTATGGTATAGCACACCAGCATATAGGTTTACTGGTCGTGTCAATTGACACCGGGCAGCAGTCCCGTGAGGGACTGGCGAGTACTGGCACGTACCTGGCGCTACTCGTGATAGAGCCAGATCCAGGCCGGGATCGCGGCGTGGCGACCGCACGCGTCACGGTACGGTGTTCGCACGCCTCTATGGAGTAATCGCCCCTCTCGCGTCGCCGGGGGGCGTCGCCACTATCAGGAGTAGTACCAAAAAGGAATGGTGGGTGGTGGGTGGTGGGAAGGTGGATAATGGCACCGGTGGGGCGCCATTATAGGAGCGAATGCGAGGGACGGTAATAAGAATTGGGGGTCTGAGTATCAGTGCTGATACCAGGGCCGCTGGTCGAGCGCCTGGCACCCGACCGAGCCGACGCTCGCGATTCCCTGGCGATGCGACTGCCGAGACACCGGACGCCTGTGGCGCGAACGCTGGCGGAGCGACGCCGTCTACGCGTGTTTTTCGGTGTACTGTTCCAGCGCGAGTTCGATCGCTGCCGGACGCTTGCTGACGCGGCCGTCGGCCACGCGCATCAGGCCGCCCGGGTTGTAACCGTCCGCGTAGTCGAAGATGCGGTTCACGGCCGCCCGGGGGACGGAGACCGGCGTGAACTCGTCGACGGTGAAGATGCGCGAGGCGGGGGTGTCGTGCCAGACGGTGGTGGCCGCCCACGACTCGTCGTCGGTGAACGTGGTTCCGATGCGGCCGGTCCCGACGTACGTGTCGTCCTGGTAGAACAGCACGAGGTCGCCGGCGTCCATCTTCTCGAAGTAAGTCTGGTTGCTGTCGCCGTCCTGGACGCCCCAGAACCGGACCTCGTCTCCCTCCGGGAGGGCGTCGGGGTGGTCGGGGTAGTCGGCGAGCGAGACAGCGGACCGGACCGTCCGGTCGAAGTCGTCCGGGTCGCAGGGGACAACGAAGACGTTCGAACTCATACCGGTGGTTCGGACAGTCTCGTGATAAAACACCGGTTTGCGGCCGTCCGTGGGCGGCCAACCACGTGTGGCACGCGGCCGCACGCGACCGGTCACCCAGATCCCGTTCACACTGGCCCCGGATTACACTGGGACCACGACGGCGTCACTCGATCCCCTGATCTTCCTCCAACACCTAGAGGGGCATTAGTGGTCACAGTTATACGCTGCTCCTCGTAATCAGTTGATATGACCGAACAGGGCGTCACCTACGTCGAGAAGGCCTGCGCCTACGTCACCAGGAACGGGTCGGAGTTGCTGGTGTTCGACGGGCCGGAACACGACGGGCTCCAGGTACCGAAGGGGACGATCGAACCGGGCGAGGGCCCGCGCGAAGCGCTGTGTCGCGAAGTCATCGAGGAGAGCGGCCTCGCCACTTTCGAGGGGATACAGCACCTGGTCACCGACGTCTGGAACCGCCGGGCGTTCCCGCCGAAGCGGTACGTCCGCAACTTCTTCCACGTCCCC encodes:
- a CDS encoding HVO_0416 family zinc finger protein; its protein translation is MATAPSTDDMIDEFLSQRGHETESVGWQESYNKKQCPDCGGLHEGAATECSVCGWAPGN
- a CDS encoding NUDIX hydrolase, with protein sequence MTEQGVTYVEKACAYVTRNGSELLVFDGPEHDGLQVPKGTIEPGEGPREALCREVIEESGLATFEGIQHLVTDVWNRRAFPPKRYVRNFFHVPVLGAKDAWTHTVTGAGAERGNRFEFFWVDLPTDAAFALDLDDYLHALDAGDVGGPGGGVTAD